A stretch of Salarias fasciatus chromosome 23, fSalaFa1.1, whole genome shotgun sequence DNA encodes these proteins:
- the aldh9a1a.1 gene encoding 4-trimethylaminobutyraldehyde dehydrogenase A has translation MAQSILDAMSGASTGTLQVTDPLNFWGGRRVAPRQQADAQDVFEPATGRVLCQLIPCKAEEVDEAMQSAHTAYLKWSKMSGMERARVMLEAARIIRERREAISKLEVINNGKSITEALADIDFSWQCVEYYAGLAGTLAGQHIQLPSGAFAYTRREALGVCAGIGAFNYPFQIAVVKSAPALACGNAMVFKPSPMTPVTAVILAEIYKEAGAPDGLFCVVQGGPETGTLLCQHPMVAKVSFTGSVPTGKKIMEMSAKGVKPVTLELGGKSPLIIFKDCELENAIKGALMANFLTQGQVCCNGTRVFVQREIMPKFLEEVVKRTKAIPVGDPLLDATRMGALISKPQLDKALGFVSQAKKEGAKVLCGGEPFTPSDPNLAGGYYMSPCVLDSCRDDMTCVKEEIFGPVMSVLAFDTEEEVLQRANSTTFGLASGVFTRDISRAHRVAENLQAGTCFINNYNVSPVEVPFGGYKNSGFGRENGQVTIEYYSQLKTVVVEMGDVESLF, from the exons ATGGCCCAGTCGATCCTCGACGCGATGTCCGGAGCCTCCACCGGGACCCTGCAGGTCACCGACCCCCTCAACTTCTGGGGCGGGAGGCGCGTGGCTCCCCGGCAGCAGGCCGACGCCCAGGATGTGTTCGAACCGGCGACCG GGAGGGTCCTGTGCCAGCTGATCCCCTGTAAGGCCGAGGAGGTGGACGAAGCCATGCAGAGCGCCCACACTGCCTACCTGAAGTGGAGCAAGATGTCGGGGATGGAGAGGGCCCGGGTCATGCTGGAGGCTGCGCGAATCATCAGG gaaaggagggaggccaTATCGAAGCTGGAAGTCATCAACAATGGCAAGTCCATCACCGAAGCGCTGGCGGACATCGACTTCTCCTGGCAGTGTGTGGAGTACTACGCCGGCCTGGCCGGTACGCTGGCAG GCCAACACATCCAGCTGCCCAGCGGAGCGTTTGCCTACACCAGGAGGGAGGCTCTGGGCGTCTGCGCAGGGATCGGAGCGTTCAACTACCCCTTCCAGATCGCAGTGGTGAAGTCCGCCCCCGCTTTGGCGTGCG gcaaCGCCATGGTATTCAAGCCTTCTCCCATGACTCCTGTGACCGCTGTGATCCTGGCCGAGATCTACAAGGAGGCCGGCGCCCCCGACGGGCTCTTCTGCGTGGTCCAGGGAGGCCCCGAGACCGGAACCCTGCTCTGCCAGCACCCGATGGTGGCCAAAGTGTCCTTCACCGGCAGCGTTCCCACGGGAAAGAAG ATCATGGAGATGTCGGCCAAAGGGGTGAAGCCGGTGACCCTGGAGCTGGGAGGGAAGTCTCCTCTCATCATCTTCAAGGACTGCGAGCTGGAGAACGCCATCAAGGGAGCGCTCATGGCAAACTTCCTGACGCAGGGCCAG GTCTGCTGCAACGGCACCAGAGTGTTTGTGCAGAGAGAGATCATGCCAAAGTTCCTGGAGGAAGTGGTGAAGAGGACCAAGGCCATCCCCGTGGGCGACCCCCTGCTCGACGCCACCCGGATGGGCGCTCTGATCAGCAAGCCCCAGCTGGACAAGGCGCTGGGGTTCGTCAGCCAGGCCAAGAAAGAG GGAGCCAAGGTGCTTTGTGGAGGAGAACCTTTCACCCCAAGTGACCCTAACTTGGCAGGGGGCTATTACATGTCACCCTGTGTGCTTG ACAGCTGCAGAGACGACATGACCTGCGTGAAGGAGGAGATTTTTGGCCCCGTCATGTCCGTCCTGGCCTTTGacacggaggaggaggtcctCCAGAGGGCCAACTCCACCACCTTTGGACTGGCGTCTGGCGTCTTCACCAG GGACATTTCCAGGGCGCATCGGGTGGCGGAGAACCTGCAGGCGGGAACCTGCTTCATCAACAACTACAACGTCAGCCCCGTGGAGGTCCCGTTCGGAGGCTACAAGAATTCCG GCTTCGGCAGAGAGAACGGCCAGGTGACCATCGAGTACTACTCCCAGCTGAAGACCGTGGTGGTGGAGATGGGCGACGTGGAAAGCCTCTTCTGA
- the med8 gene encoding mediator of RNA polymerase II transcription subunit 8: protein MQQREERQLEASVESLISRVSHVKNALHSFIFKLENEYERLAWPSVLDNFALLSGQLNTINKLLRNEKTPSFRNQVIIPLLLSPDRDEDLAKLTEQRVPVFSHEIVPDYLRTKPDPEVEEQEKQLSTEAARIGPEVAQKQIQTLNKLCSNLLEKLNNPREDRDGESAGMRQNKPSFNPADTNALVGAVAFGKGLSKCRPPGPVTTGHPGQGPMMSGGPTLQQVTLGGGSGQQAGMGGPVAPQQQGQPGKMPSSIKTNIKSASASMHPYNR, encoded by the exons ATGCAG CAAAGAGAAGAGAGGCAGTTAGAGGCATCGGTGGAGTCGCTCATCTCCCGTGTCTCTCACGTTAAAAATGCTCTTCACAGTTTCATCTTCAAACTAGAGAACGAGTACGAGCGTCTGGCCTG GCCGTCTGTTCTGGATAACTTTGCACTGCTGTCTGGTCAGCTTAACACCATTAACAAGCTACTGAGGAACGAGAAGACGCCATCATTTCGCAACCAGGTCATAATCCCACTGCTCCTGTCCCCGGACAGAGACGAGGACCTGGCG AAACTCACGGAACAGCGAGTGCCTGTGTTCAGCCATGAGATTGTGCCAGATTACCTGCGTACCAAGCCCGACCCGGAGGttgaggagcaggagaagcagctgaGCACAGAGGCAGCGCGCATCGGGCCCGAAGTGGCCCAG AAACAGATCCAGACCTTGAACAAACTCTGCTCAAATCTGCTGGAGAAGCTCAACAACCCACGCGAGGATCGAGATGGAGAAAGTGCAG GAATGAGACAGAACAAACCGTCGTTCAACCCCGCTGACACCAAtgcactagtgggtgctgtggCTTTTGGAAAGGGACTTTCCAAGTGCCGGCCCCCTGGTCCCGTGACCACCGGGCACCCTGGGCAGGGGCCAATGATGAGCGGAGGCCCCACTTTACAGCAGGTCACACTGGGTGGAGGATCAGGCCAGCAGGCTGGGATGGGTGGACCTgtagctccacagcagcaggggCAGCCAG gGAAAATGCCGAGCAGCATCAAGACAAACATCAAATCTGCCTCAGCGTCGATGCACCCTTACAACCGCTGA